The Xanthomonas indica sequence GGCAACAACAGGTGATTGGCACTGCGCTGACGTTGCGCCGATGGATCAGCGTCGCACGCGCAGGCGCAGCCACAGCGTCTGCAGCGCCAGCACGGCGGCGAGCAGCAAGGCCACCCACGCCGCGGTCTGCGCACCGGCCAGCGTGCTCTCGGCCTGCTTGACGTAGACCGCCGCCAGCGCCCACAGCGCCGCCGCCGCATAGGCGAGATTGCCGCGCATCGCCCGGTTCATGGCCAGCAGCAGCGCCGCCGCCAGCGCGAACAACACCAGGCTCCACGGCAGCATCCGCTCGGTCGGCAGCCAGCGGTAGGCCACGATCACCTGTGCGGTGTTCAAGAATGCGGCCAGCGACAGCCAGCCGGCGTGCAGCGACAGCGGCAGCCAGGCCCACAGGGTCTGGCCGGGTTCGGCCGCCGGATCGCGCGACAGCCGCAGCGCGGCCAGCAGCATCGCCGCCAGCGCGGTCCAGATCACCGCCAGCGCCACCAGGAAGTGCTGCTGGGAGAACACCGGCATCCACGCCGCGGTCAGCGCGAAGCCCAGCGCCGCCGGTGCCCGCACCTGCGCCAGCGCGCTGCCGCGGCGGCGCCGCGCGCTGCATTGCCACAGGCCGAAGGCCAGGTCGAGCAGGAAGATCACGCCCCAGATTGCGAAGGCGTAGCCGGCGGCGACGATCAGGGTCGGGTAGCGGTCGGAAATGGCGCCATTGGTGGGGCCGAATGCGCCACGTTGCCCGAACCAGGCGACCAGCGGCATCGCCAACGCCATCAACAACACCAGGATCCGCATGCCTGCCCTCCGGAAATCTGCGGTGAGCCTAGCGGCGGTGCCGTGAAGGCGGCGCGCCGGCGCTGGTGCGCAACATGCGCCGGCGTACTGTCCGCCGGCAGCGGCGCCGGGTACAGGCGATCGGGCTTTTTTGCCCGGCAAAGGTTGGCGCTGCGGCTGCGGGCCGCCACAATAGGGGTTTCCCCCTCATTAGTTGCCGGAGTTGCCCGCATGGCCGAAATCAAGGAAGCACTTGTCCCCGATATCGGTGACTACAGCGACGTCCCGGTAATCGAAGTGCTGGTGGCCGTCGGCGACACGGTGAAGAAGGACCAGAGCCTGGTCACCCTGGAATCGGACAAGGCGACGATGGAAGTGCCGTCGCCGTTCGCCGGCGTGGTCAAGGAGATCAAGGTCAAGGTCGGCGACAGCCTGTCCGAAGGCAAGGTGGTGGCGCTGATCGAAGTGGCCGAGGGCGGTGCCGGCGCCGCACCCGCCGCGCCTGCGGCCGCCAAGGCCACCCCCGCGCCGGCCCAGCAGGCCGCCGCCCCGGCCGCCGCGCCCGCGCAGAATGCGGTCAAGCCGGCCCCGGCCGCTGCCGCGCCCGCCGGCGTGGTCGAGGCGCGGGTGCCGGACATCGGCGACTACAGCGACGTGCCGGTGATCGAGGTGCTGGTCGCGGTCGGCGACACGGTCAAGAAGGACCAGGGCCTGGTCACCCTGGAGTCGGACAAGGCGACGATGGAAGTGCCCTCGTCGGTGGCCGGCGTGGTCAAGGAACTCAAGGTCAAGGTCGGCGACAGCCTGTCCGAGGGCAAGGTGGTGGCGCTGATCGAAGTGGCCGGCAGCGATGCCGACGCGCCGTCCGCATCCGCGGTCCAGCCCAGCGCCGAGACCGGCGGCGGCGTGGAGCCGGTGCCGGCCTCGTCGGCGCCGGACAAGCTGGCCCAGCGCGAGATCGCCCAGGTCCAGGCCACGGCGACGGCCAAGGCGGCCGCGCCGTCCGCCACCCAGAGCAGCCCGCCGGTGGCGTTCGACGCCGACAGCGTGCTGCCGCAGAAGGTGCCCTACGCCAGCCCGGCGGTGCGCGTGTTCGCCCGCGAACTCGGCGTGGACCTGTTCCAGGTCAACGGCTCGGAGCAGGGCGGCCGCATCACCAAGGATGACGTGCAGCGCTACGTCAAGGCGGCGCTGTCCGGCGCCGCGCCGGCCGCTACCGGGGCCGCGCCTGCCGCGGGCGGCAACGGCCTGAACCTGCTGCCGTGGCCGAAGGTGGACTTCGCCAAGTTCGGCGAGGTCGAGGTCAAGCCGCTGTCGCGGATCAAGAAGATCTCCGGCGCCAACCTGGCGCGCAACTGGGCGATGATCCCGCACGTCACCCAGTTCGAGCAGGCCGACATCACCGACCTGGAAGCCCTGCGCGTGGCGCTGAACAAGGAGAACGAGAAGGCCGGCATTAAGCTGACCATGCTCGCCTTCCTGCTCAAGGCCAGTGCCGCGGCGCTGAAGCAGTTCCCCGAGTTCAACGCCTCGCTCGACGCCAGCGGCGAGAACCTGACCCTGAAGAAGTACTTCCACATCGGCTTCGCCGCCGACACCCCGAACGGGCTGGTCGTGCCAGTGATCCGCGACGTGGACAAGAAGGGCGTGGTCGAACTGGCGCGCGAGAGCGGCGAACTGGCCAAGAAGGCGCGCGACGGCAAGCTCGGCCCGGCCGACATGAGCGGCGGCTGCTTCTCGATCAGCTCGCTCGGCGGCATCGGCGGCACCGCCTTCACCCCGATCGTCAATGCGCCGGAAGTGGCGATCCTGGGCGTATCCAAGTCCTCGATCCAGCCGGTCTGGAACGGCAAGGAATTCGCCCCGAAGCTGCTCCTGCCGCTGTCGCTGAGCTACGACCACCGGGTCATCGACGGCGCCGCCGCGGCGCGTTTCACCACCTACCTGAGCCAGGTGCTGGCGGACATGCGCCGCGTGCTGCTGTAAGCCCTGTCGTCACGGCGCCGCGTCCGTCGCGGCGCCGGTTTTCCCCCACCTGCGCGCGCCGCCTGTTTGCGCGGTCGCGCCGACGAACTGCAAATGCCTCTCGCCGCGGCGAGGGGTCACAGGAGAAGCTGCATGGCGGTCATTGAGGTCAAGGTCCCGGATATCGGCGACTACAGCGACGTTCCGGTCATCGAGGTGCTGGTCGCCGTCGGCGACACGGTGAAGAAGGATCAGGGCCTGGTGACGCTGGAGTCGGACAAGGCCACGCTGGAAGTGCCGTCCGCGGCCGCCGGCGTGATCAAGGAACTGAAGGTCAAGCTCGGCGACACCCTGTCCGAGGGTGCGGTGATCGCGCTGCTGGAGACCGCCGATGGCGCCGCCGCAGGCGCGCCTGCCGCGGCCCCGGCCGAGGTGCCGGCCAGCAAGCCGCCGGTGGCGCCGTCGCACCGCGCGCCGGCCGAGCCGCCGGCGCCCAAGCCGGCCCTTGCCAGCGGCAAGCCCGCCGACATCGAATGCAAGATGGTGGTGCTCGGTGCGGGCCCCGGCGGCTACACCGCCGCGTTCCGCGCCGCCGACCTGGGCCTGGATACGGTGCTGATCGAGCGCTACGCCAGCCTCGGCGGCGTCTGCCTCAACGTCGGCTGCATTCCCTCCAAAGCGCTGCTGCACGCGGCCGCGGTGATCGACGAGGTCGCCCATGCCGGCGACTTCGGCGTGGACTTCGGCAAGCCCAAGATCACCCTGGACAAGCTGCGCGAGTACAAGGAGAAGGTGGTCGGCAAGCTCACCGGCGGCCTGGCCAGCATGGCCAAGCAGCGCAAGGTGCGCACCGTCACCGGTGTGGCGTCGTTCGTGTCGCCGAACGAGTTGGAAATCGTCGGTGCCGACGGCACGACCCAGCTGCTGCGCTTCGAGCACTGCATCGTCGCCGCCGGGTCGCAGGCGGTGAAGCTGCCGAACTTCCCGTGGGACGACAAGCGGGTGATGGACTCCACCGACGCGCTGGAACTGCAGGAGATCCCCAAGACCCTGCTGGTGGTCGGCGGCGGCATCATCGGCCTGGAAATGGCCACCGTGTACAGCGCGCTGGGCAGCAAGGTCACCGTGGTCGAGTTCATGGACCAGTTGATGCCGGGCGCCGACAAGGACCTGGTCAAGCCGCTGGCCGACCGCTTGAAGAAGCAGGGCGTGGAGGTCCATCTCAAGACCAAGGCGGCCGAGGTCAAGGCCGACAAGAAGGGCATCACCGTGACCTTCGAGGCCGCCACCGCGGGCGAGACCCCGGCGCTGGCCGCCACCACCTACGACCGCGTGCTGGTCGCGGTGGGCCGCGCGCCCAACGGCAAGAAGATCGGCGCCGACAAGGCCGGCATCAACGTCACCGAGCGCGGCTTCATTCCGGTCGACCGGCAGATGCGCACCAACGTGCCGCACATCTTCGCCATCGGCGACATCGTCGGTAACCCGATGCTGGCGCACAAGGCCACCCACGAGGGCAAGCTGGCCGCGGAAGTGGCTGCCGGCGAGAAGAAGGAATGGGTGGCGCGAGTGATCCCGTCGGTGGCCTACACCAACCCGGAGATCGCCTGGGTCGGCGTCACCGAAACCGAGGCCAAGGCCAAGGGGCTGAAGGTCGGCGTGGCCAAGTTCCCGTGGGCGGCCAGTGGCCGCGCCATCGGCATCGGCCGCACCGAGGGCTTCACCAAGCTGATCTTCGACGAGGAGACGCACCGCATCATCGGCGGCGCGATCGTCGGCGTGCACGCCGGCGACCTGCTGGCCGAGATCGGCCTGGCGATCGAGATGGGCGCCGAGGCCGAGGACATCGGCCACACCATCCACGCGCATCCGACCCTGAGCGAGTCGGTCGGCATGAGCGCCGAGGTCTACGACGGCACCATCACCGATCTCTACATCCCCAAGAAGAAGTGATGTCCTGAGCGACCGCGCCGCCGCGCGCGGTGCGGTCGCGGCCATGGTGGACCGACGCAGGGAGGTCGAGGTGGGGCAGGGCACGCTATGTCCGGAACTGCAGGCGCTGCTGCAGCGCGAACTCGCCGCCGGCAACCGCATCGCCGAGCCGCCGCGGCGGACCGACTGGCCGCATCCCGGCTCGGTCTTCGTGTCGCTGAAGCGCGACTTGCGCAGCGACGTGGCGTCGCTGCCGGCGTCGCTGCAGCATGCGATCTGCACCGACCCGCACTACGGCTGGCACGACGAGTGCTACTGCACGACGCACCGGCACCTGCTGGTGGCCGGTGCGACCAAGCCGCCCTGAGTCCGCTGCGTCGGCAACATGGCACGCCAGCAGGAACGCAAAAGGCCCGCACATGGCGGGCCTTTCGCTTGTAGCGCGCGTGGATCGTCGATCAGAACGCGAAGGTCACGCCCGCGACCGGGCCCTTGAACTCCTGCTTCAGGCCGACGCTGGCGTTGTCGCGCTTGCGGTCCACGTCCAGCTTGAACCAGTCGTAGCCGGCGAAGATGCCGAAGTTGCGGGTGAAGCGGTACTCGACGATGGCGTTGGCGCGGCTCAGGTCGCCGTCGTAGTCGCCGAAATCGCCCCACTTGGTGTTGAGGTACTGGCCCTGGATGTTGAACAGCCAGTGCTCGCTCGGGTGTGCGGTGAAGCGCAGGCCGACCACCGGCGCGGCGCCGTCTTCGCTCTCGTCCAGGAAGGTGCCGGTGTAGACCGGACCCAGGTCGGCGTAGGCATTGGATTCCACCTTGGCCCACTCGGCACCGATCTGCAGGCCCATGCTGAACTGCGGGTTGTCGATCACCGAGTAGTCGTACACCAGGCTCGCCACCTGGTACTTCAGTTCGCCCTTGACGAAGCTGCCCGACGGCACGGTCACGCCGCCCAGGCTGACGTCCTCGCCCAGTTCCTCGCGGCGGTCCTTGTCGAACTTGAAGTAGTCGAAGATCAGGCGCTGGCGGGTGCTGAGGCGGAACACGCCGTCCACGCGCGGCTCCCATTCCTTGCCGCCGAAGTTGAAGTCCTGCGAGCCGGAAATGGCATTGCCGTTGATCACGGCATTGCCGCGCAGGGTGTTCTCGTTGTCGACGTTCATCGCGCCCACACGCAGGGTGAAGCGGTCATCGCCGTCTTCGGCGTGGGCGGGCAGGGCATAAGCGGCGGCGAGCGCGCACGGCAGCGCCAGGGCAAGCAGGTGTTTCATGGGGGACAAGCTCCGTCGTCTTGGGATTTTTTGGATAGGGCGTCGATGGCAATGCCAGCGCGTGGCGTCACTATCCTTAAATCTGCGTCCACCATTCGTGAAAGTATGGTGGCTCGACCCGGCACACGCGTCCCAGAACGCGCAACAAAAGAGCCCCGGCAAGGACCGGGGCTCGGCGGGTCTGCGCTGTGGGCCGACGAGGATGGGCGCAGTCCCTGTCCGATCAGACAGGGCAGTGGACAGAAAGTTCCCCCGCAAAGACGTGCTGCGACGCCGCATTCGGTGCCGGTGGCGGACGGCCGCCGTGCTATCGTCTACGAGCGGACGGGCCTGCGGACGCCGTCAGGACCCTTGGCGGTTGTCTCGCAAATTGTCCCATTGCTATAATTCCGCGGCTCGACGGACGCGAAGACGTCCTCAATCCACCACCAATTGCAGGATTTTCTGTGCTGAACTCCGTTGATGCGGGTCGGCGGCTGATGCTGCGCGCAGCGATTTACCCGCTGGTGGCGGTGGCCGTGGTGTCCCTGCTGTTCCTGCTGCTGGGACCGAAATACGCGATGGGCGCCGCCGCAACCGGGCTGGCGACCGTGGCAGGGGGATGGCTGGCCGCACGCACCGCGCTCAATGGCGGCGTGCAGGCGGCAGGCTCGGCGCTGGCGCGGTTGATCGTGGCCATGGTGCTGAAGTGGGTGTTGGTGTTCGCGGTGCTGGCGCTGGGCTTTGCCTGGTGGCGGTTGCCTCCTCTGGCCCTGTTGGCGGGTATCGCCGTCGGGCTGATGTTCCAGGTTCTGGCTCTGGCCAGGCGTTGATCGAATCAAGAAAAGGCTCAGGACTCATGGCGGGCGAGGCAGAAACCCCTACCTCCTACATCCAGCACCATCTGCACAACCTCACCTTCCAGGTGCAGGAAGGCGGGTTCTGGCAATTGCACGTCGACACCCTGGTGATGTCGCTGCTGATGGGCCTGCTGATGGTGTTCGGCTTCTGGCTGGCCACGCGCAAGGCCACCGCCGGCGTGCCCGGCAAGTGGCAGGCGTTCGTGGAAATCATGCTGGAGTTCGTCGACCGCCAGGCCAAGGACACTTACCACGGCACCAGCAAGCTGGTGACCCCGATCGCGATCACCCTGTTCTTCTGGATCCTGTTGATGAACCTCATCAAGATGATCCCGGCGGACTTCCTCGCGATCCCGCTGAGCTGGGCCGGCGTGCACTACTGGAAGCCGGTGCCCACCGCCGACGTCAATGCCACCCTCGGCATGTCGATCAGCGTGTTCTTCCTGATGCTGTTCTTCTCGCTGCGCTCCAAGGGCGTGGGCGGGATGACCAAGGAATTCCTCACCGCGCCGTTCGGCAAGTGGATGCTGCCGTTCAACCTGATCCTCAATATCGTCGAATGGCTGAGCAAGCCGGTGTCGCTGGCGATGCGACTGTTCGGCAACATGTTCGGCGGCGAGATCGTGTTCCTGCTGATCTGGGTGCTGGGCGGTGCCGGCATCCTCGGTGCGCTGGCCGGCGGCGCGTTCGGCTTCGGCTGGATGCTGTTCCACCTGCTGGTGATTCCGCTGCAGGCGTTCATTTTCATGATGCTGTCCATCGTGTACCTGAGCCTGGCGGAAGACAGCCACTGACGTTTCTGTTTCACGCGTTCTAAGCAACCCTTCGTTCGATTCACCATCCTCAAGCAACTTTGTTCCTGGAGAAAACCATGTACTTCGCCGTCCTGACCAACCTCGCCCAAGTCCAGAGCTCCACCGTCCTCGCCGTCGGCATCATGATCGGCCTGGCCGCGCTGGGCGCCGGCCTCGGTCTGGCCATCATGGCCGGCAAGTTCCTGGAATCGGCCGCGCGCCAGCCGGAACTGATCCCGGTGCTGCAGGTCCGCATGTTCATCACCGCCGGCCTGATCGACGCCGCGTTCATCATCAGCGTCGCGGTCGGCCTGCTGTTCGCGTTCGCCAACCCGATGATCGGCGAGTTCGTCGCGCGTCTGCCGCAGGGCGGTTGATCCCGTCGTACCGGCGTGCGGTCGCCGCAGGCGGCCGCCGCTACGGATGAAGGTTCGGACGCGTCGCCGTGCTGGCGGCGCGTCCACCCCGTCACCATTGGCTGAGCGTACCCCATGAATATCGGTCTCACCCTCTTTGCCCAGGCGCTGGCGTTCGCCGGTCTGATCTGGATCGTCGCGACCAAGATCTGGCCGCCGCTGATGCAGGCCATCGAAGAGCGCCAACAGAAGATCGCCGAAGGCCTGGCCGCTGCCGATCGCAGCCAGAAGGATCTGGCGCAGGCGCAGGAAAAGGTCAACGAAGCGTTGAAGGACGCCCGCATCAAGGCCAACGAGATCATCGACCAGGCGCATGCGCGCGCCAACCAGATCGTCGAGGCGGCCAAGCACGAGGCGATCGTCGAAGCCAACCGGCAGAAGGAACTGGCCCAGGCCGAGATCGACGCCGCGGCAAACCGCGCGCGCGAGGACCTGCGTCGCCAGGTGTCGCTGCTGGCGGTGAGCGGCGCCGAGAAGCTGCTCAAGCGCGAAATCGACGCCAACGCCCACAAGGCGCTGCTCGACGAGCTGGCGGCGGAGATCTGAGATGAGCCAGGCCCTCACACTGGCGCGTCCTTACGCTCGCGCCGCGTTCGCCGCGGCCAGCGACGCCGGCAAGCTCGCGCCCTGGTCGCAGGCGCTGGCGTTCTCCGCCCAGGTCGCGGCCGACCCGCGCGTGGCCGCGTTGCTGCACAACCCGCTGCTGCAGCGCGAGCAGGCGGTGTCGCTGCTGGCGCCGGAAGCGGCCGACGAGCAGTACCAGCGCTTCCTGAGCCTGCTGGCCGAAGGCCAGCGGCTGCCGCTGCTGCCGGAGATCGCCGGTCTGTACGACCAGCTGCGGGCCGAGGCCGAGCGCGTGGTGCAGGCCAACGTGACCTCCGCGACGGCGCTGAGCGATGCCGAGGTGGCCTCGCTGAAGGTGGCGCTGAAGCAGCGCTTCGGCCGCGAGGTCGAGATCACCACGGCGGTGGACGCTTCGCTGATCGGCGGCGCGGTGATCGACGCCGGCGACGTGGTCATCGACGGTTCGTTGAAAGGCAAGCTCTCGCGTCTGCAGTCCGCATTGGCCCACTAAGAAACGGGAATGGCGAATAGAGAGGAGAGAACCCGGCCCGGCGGCGACGCCACCCGCGATTCCCGATTCCCCATTCCCGATTCTCAAAGAAGCTAACCACACGTCGCCATCCGCCCTTGCGCGATGGACGATCCGAAGGAAACCAAGATGGCAACCACGCTCAACCCCTCCGAAATCAGCGAACTGATCAAGAACCGCATCGAGCAGGTCAAGCTGGCCGCGGAGTCGCGCAACGAAGGTACGGTCACC is a genomic window containing:
- the aceF gene encoding dihydrolipoyllysine-residue acetyltransferase — its product is MAEIKEALVPDIGDYSDVPVIEVLVAVGDTVKKDQSLVTLESDKATMEVPSPFAGVVKEIKVKVGDSLSEGKVVALIEVAEGGAGAAPAAPAAAKATPAPAQQAAAPAAAPAQNAVKPAPAAAAPAGVVEARVPDIGDYSDVPVIEVLVAVGDTVKKDQGLVTLESDKATMEVPSSVAGVVKELKVKVGDSLSEGKVVALIEVAGSDADAPSASAVQPSAETGGGVEPVPASSAPDKLAQREIAQVQATATAKAAAPSATQSSPPVAFDADSVLPQKVPYASPAVRVFARELGVDLFQVNGSEQGGRITKDDVQRYVKAALSGAAPAATGAAPAAGGNGLNLLPWPKVDFAKFGEVEVKPLSRIKKISGANLARNWAMIPHVTQFEQADITDLEALRVALNKENEKAGIKLTMLAFLLKASAAALKQFPEFNASLDASGENLTLKKYFHIGFAADTPNGLVVPVIRDVDKKGVVELARESGELAKKARDGKLGPADMSGGCFSISSLGGIGGTAFTPIVNAPEVAILGVSKSSIQPVWNGKEFAPKLLLPLSLSYDHRVIDGAAAARFTTYLSQVLADMRRVLL
- the lpdA gene encoding dihydrolipoyl dehydrogenase, which codes for MAVIEVKVPDIGDYSDVPVIEVLVAVGDTVKKDQGLVTLESDKATLEVPSAAAGVIKELKVKLGDTLSEGAVIALLETADGAAAGAPAAAPAEVPASKPPVAPSHRAPAEPPAPKPALASGKPADIECKMVVLGAGPGGYTAAFRAADLGLDTVLIERYASLGGVCLNVGCIPSKALLHAAAVIDEVAHAGDFGVDFGKPKITLDKLREYKEKVVGKLTGGLASMAKQRKVRTVTGVASFVSPNELEIVGADGTTQLLRFEHCIVAAGSQAVKLPNFPWDDKRVMDSTDALELQEIPKTLLVVGGGIIGLEMATVYSALGSKVTVVEFMDQLMPGADKDLVKPLADRLKKQGVEVHLKTKAAEVKADKKGITVTFEAATAGETPALAATTYDRVLVAVGRAPNGKKIGADKAGINVTERGFIPVDRQMRTNVPHIFAIGDIVGNPMLAHKATHEGKLAAEVAAGEKKEWVARVIPSVAYTNPEIAWVGVTETEAKAKGLKVGVAKFPWAASGRAIGIGRTEGFTKLIFDEETHRIIGGAIVGVHAGDLLAEIGLAIEMGAEAEDIGHTIHAHPTLSESVGMSAEVYDGTITDLYIPKKK
- a CDS encoding ATP synthase subunit I, whose protein sequence is MLNSVDAGRRLMLRAAIYPLVAVAVVSLLFLLLGPKYAMGAAATGLATVAGGWLAARTALNGGVQAAGSALARLIVAMVLKWVLVFAVLALGFAWWRLPPLALLAGIAVGLMFQVLALARR
- the atpB gene encoding F0F1 ATP synthase subunit A, with product MAGEAETPTSYIQHHLHNLTFQVQEGGFWQLHVDTLVMSLLMGLLMVFGFWLATRKATAGVPGKWQAFVEIMLEFVDRQAKDTYHGTSKLVTPIAITLFFWILLMNLIKMIPADFLAIPLSWAGVHYWKPVPTADVNATLGMSISVFFLMLFFSLRSKGVGGMTKEFLTAPFGKWMLPFNLILNIVEWLSKPVSLAMRLFGNMFGGEIVFLLIWVLGGAGILGALAGGAFGFGWMLFHLLVIPLQAFIFMMLSIVYLSLAEDSH
- the atpE gene encoding F0F1 ATP synthase subunit C codes for the protein MYFAVLTNLAQVQSSTVLAVGIMIGLAALGAGLGLAIMAGKFLESAARQPELIPVLQVRMFITAGLIDAAFIISVAVGLLFAFANPMIGEFVARLPQGG
- a CDS encoding F0F1 ATP synthase subunit B — encoded protein: MNIGLTLFAQALAFAGLIWIVATKIWPPLMQAIEERQQKIAEGLAAADRSQKDLAQAQEKVNEALKDARIKANEIIDQAHARANQIVEAAKHEAIVEANRQKELAQAEIDAAANRAREDLRRQVSLLAVSGAEKLLKREIDANAHKALLDELAAEI
- a CDS encoding F0F1 ATP synthase subunit delta, producing MSQALTLARPYARAAFAAASDAGKLAPWSQALAFSAQVAADPRVAALLHNPLLQREQAVSLLAPEAADEQYQRFLSLLAEGQRLPLLPEIAGLYDQLRAEAERVVQANVTSATALSDAEVASLKVALKQRFGREVEITTAVDASLIGGAVIDAGDVVIDGSLKGKLSRLQSALAH